The following proteins are co-located in the Phycisphaerae bacterium genome:
- a CDS encoding type II secretion system protein GspK, which yields MNLYEDKNLPGARRRGVALIFTMIVLVLLTALVYQLSSAVSQWKHRMQYMIDYQTARYACESGLKYALSTIGEADPNYISRPNEPDFSDLFTMSDEDYKQMMEDWAKESGAGIDVNNLSKNTLFTKFLNLSRSDVNDSNNLTDSNSIFETNDTNDINDANGPVLQEPNELYVRGPYGPAWPYITKPVEIEFGDARITIEIIDENAKLPLVWGICADANTRSESKAAIQTFCEWMQMEPNAIDPLIKELDQMKEVKPFSIALKPVVTTVTKRTDSNSVSQSGKSASTSRRTSRTSRRAQARKSTVQQTRPDIGHTMDFAKLLHSPMIDLETLARPVNKDDNRTESALKYIGLWGTQKVNINSAPRQVLEAAFTFGGDAPEIAEQIITMRKEKPFSDIDDLTKRLYRFNSSIDKVKPYITAKSDCFTIRVKATSGLARVCATAGIKKEDKNVQQIGIIME from the coding sequence ATGAACCTTTACGAAGATAAAAATTTGCCCGGTGCCCGAAGACGCGGTGTAGCACTGATATTTACGATGATAGTGCTTGTACTGCTTACTGCGCTGGTGTACCAGTTAAGCTCGGCCGTGAGTCAGTGGAAGCACAGAATGCAGTATATGATTGACTACCAGACGGCAAGATACGCCTGCGAGTCAGGACTGAAATACGCTCTTTCGACAATCGGCGAAGCAGACCCGAATTATATTTCAAGGCCGAATGAGCCGGATTTTTCCGACCTTTTCACTATGAGCGATGAAGACTATAAACAGATGATGGAGGACTGGGCCAAAGAATCCGGCGCGGGAATAGACGTAAATAATCTTAGTAAAAATACTTTATTTACAAAATTTTTAAATTTAAGCCGTTCCGATGTTAACGACAGCAATAATTTGACAGACTCGAATTCTATTTTCGAAACCAATGATACCAATGATATAAATGACGCCAATGGCCCGGTTCTGCAGGAACCTAATGAACTTTATGTCCGCGGCCCTTATGGGCCGGCCTGGCCGTATATAACAAAACCTGTTGAAATAGAGTTCGGCGATGCGCGCATAACGATAGAAATTATCGACGAAAACGCCAAACTGCCGCTTGTCTGGGGCATCTGCGCCGATGCGAATACGAGGTCGGAATCGAAAGCCGCTATTCAGACTTTTTGCGAATGGATGCAGATGGAGCCGAATGCGATTGACCCGCTTATAAAAGAACTCGACCAGATGAAGGAAGTCAAGCCTTTCAGTATTGCTCTTAAACCTGTTGTAACAACGGTTACTAAAAGAACTGATAGTAATTCTGTCAGCCAATCAGGCAAGTCCGCAAGTACTTCAAGAAGAACCAGCCGAACCAGTCGGCGGGCACAGGCAAGGAAATCTACCGTTCAGCAGACCAGGCCTGATATCGGCCATACAATGGATTTTGCCAAACTTCTGCACAGTCCCATGATTGACCTTGAAACGCTCGCCAGACCCGTAAATAAAGATGACAACCGTACAGAGTCGGCCCTGAAATACATTGGTTTATGGGGCACACAGAAAGTAAATATAAACTCTGCGCCGAGGCAGGTGCTCGAAGCCGCCTTTACATTCGGGGGCGATGCTCCCGAAATTGCCGAGCAGATAATAACTATGAGAAAAGAAAAACCTTTCAGCGATATCGATGACCTGACGAAAAGACTTTACAGATTTAATAGTTCAATTGATAAAGTCAAGCCGTATATAACAGCCAAGAGCGATTGTTTTACGATTCGCGTAAAGGCCACAAGCGGCCTGGCGAGAGTCTGTGCTACGGCGGGAATTAAAAAAGAGGACAAAAATGTCCAGCAGATTGGTATAATTATGGAATAG
- a CDS encoding prepilin-type N-terminal cleavage/methylation domain-containing protein — protein sequence MKQQDGKYNCDKKGFTPIPIYIVRANGKSNGIANLSTVSLRYRCANRCEGFTLAEAMATLVIAAMIMVAVVGIYTGVRRAESAINSRIKSGHVATEILQRIAEDIDGLALPGSDVTMTIKNKLDIDGFKITQMIIENKIYDKDNKPQTFEKIVWQSRVDMDSNGLIIFRAHSGYALEDKMLEETKEKYERELFIPVCRGATLFSIEVMDGNTVIENWENPGLPPDVKISVSFAERTQDVLGDMAVPAESIKTRMVVINRFRQIPYQFIEKEIYDANKIADMNLPDEPNETADINEASASQKKEPNEPLRR from the coding sequence ATGAAACAGCAAGACGGAAAATATAATTGCGACAAAAAAGGATTTACCCCCATACCTATTTACATTGTGAGGGCAAATGGAAAATCGAATGGTATTGCAAATTTGAGTACTGTTAGTTTGCGGTACCGCTGTGCAAATAGGTGTGAGGGGTTTACTCTCGCAGAAGCGATGGCAACGCTTGTTATCGCTGCGATGATTATGGTTGCCGTTGTGGGTATTTATACGGGCGTCAGACGTGCCGAGTCCGCTATAAACAGCCGAATCAAAAGCGGTCATGTGGCAACGGAAATCCTTCAGCGAATCGCCGAGGATATCGACGGACTTGCGCTGCCGGGCTCAGATGTGACAATGACCATAAAAAACAAACTCGACATTGACGGCTTCAAAATTACACAGATGATTATCGAAAATAAAATATACGATAAGGACAACAAACCCCAGACCTTCGAAAAGATAGTCTGGCAGAGCAGGGTCGATATGGATTCCAACGGGCTGATAATCTTCCGCGCACACAGCGGATATGCACTTGAAGATAAAATGCTCGAAGAAACGAAGGAAAAATATGAAAGAGAACTCTTTATACCTGTTTGCCGCGGAGCCACACTTTTCAGCATCGAAGTAATGGACGGCAATACCGTAATAGAAAACTGGGAAAACCCCGGTTTGCCGCCGGACGTGAAGATTTCAGTGTCGTTTGCCGAACGGACGCAGGATGTACTGGGCGATATGGCAGTGCCTGCAGAATCGATAAAAACAAGAATGGTTGTAATTAACCGGTTCAGGCAAATACCTTATCAATTTATAGAAAAAGAAATCTATGATGCCAATAAAATCGCTGATATGAATCTGCCCGACGAACCGAATGAAACTGCCGATATCAATGAAGCATCGGCCTCGCAGAAAAAAGAGCCTAATGAACCTTTACGAAGATAA
- a CDS encoding type II secretion system protein, with protein sequence MNNDKKKQLTVGNGFTLIEMSVALIILGMIAATVLVIINRAVETVVDWQTKMEAFEIARENMEKLLTLKSVSDTVEYGTSERNPDINWETTVESFYEPVSNHMWIRAICTAQFVNSGGQEQKIELTHWLASVDKKQIEKILEWQSLQDQMALDQTSDEPQAEQEPQAEQESQAEQEQDTGQSQAEEEAQLRKSLGDPPAGYESWRQVPEEAFWKAVMEKIRNRK encoded by the coding sequence ATGAATAACGATAAGAAAAAACAACTTACTGTTGGAAACGGTTTTACGCTGATTGAGATGTCGGTTGCACTTATTATACTCGGTATGATAGCCGCGACTGTACTTGTCATAATCAACCGGGCAGTCGAGACCGTTGTCGACTGGCAGACAAAAATGGAGGCGTTTGAAATCGCCAGGGAAAATATGGAAAAACTGCTGACGCTGAAGTCGGTGAGCGATACGGTTGAATACGGCACAAGCGAAAGAAATCCCGATATTAACTGGGAAACGACGGTGGAATCGTTTTATGAGCCGGTTTCGAATCATATGTGGATACGGGCGATATGTACCGCGCAGTTTGTCAACAGCGGCGGCCAGGAACAGAAAATCGAATTAACTCACTGGCTCGCAAGCGTTGACAAGAAACAGATAGAAAAAATACTCGAATGGCAATCCCTGCAGGACCAGATGGCACTCGACCAAACCTCCGATGAGCCGCAGGCCGAACAGGAGCCGCAGGCCGAACAGGAGTCACAGGCCGAACAGGAACAGGATACCGGACAGTCTCAGGCAGAGGAGGAAGCCCAGTTGCGAAAGTCACTTGGTGACCCGCCGGCAGGTTACGAAAGTTGGAGGCAGGTGCCGGAAGAAGCATTCTGGAAGGCTGTAATGGAAAAAATCAGAAATAGAAAATGA
- the gspG gene encoding type II secretion system major pseudopilin GspG produces MIQRKNKRNKGFTLVEIMAVIIIIGLLAAIGAMNFLGQTDKARVTTTKANLKMLHNSVAQFKMDTGRYPTEEEGLNVLIEQPSDVKGYQPGGYIDSTALPKDAWGNDFIYIAYPESGKPYVVVSYGADGQEGGEDYDKDLYSTDAE; encoded by the coding sequence ATGATACAAAGAAAAAACAAACGAAATAAAGGATTTACTCTTGTTGAGATTATGGCGGTAATTATCATTATCGGTCTGCTTGCCGCGATAGGGGCGATGAACTTTCTGGGACAAACCGACAAGGCCCGCGTTACAACGACAAAGGCTAATTTGAAAATGCTGCATAACTCGGTTGCCCAGTTCAAAATGGATACAGGCAGATACCCGACCGAAGAAGAAGGGCTAAATGTTTTGATTGAACAGCCCAGTGATGTTAAAGGCTACCAGCCGGGCGGATATATCGATTCGACGGCGTTGCCGAAAGATGCCTGGGGCAATGATTTCATATATATCGCCTATCCCGAAAGCGGTAAACCTTATGTAGTTGTCAGTTACGGAGCCGACGGTCAGGAAGGCGGCGAAGACTACGATAAAGACCTGTACAGCACCGACGCGGAATGA
- a CDS encoding four helix bundle protein, with protein MVEITKYKQLEKRANDFAHRCVKLAIVLEGTKLGNHISGQLIRCSTSVAANYRACNLAQSKAAFAAKLSIVLKEADETIFWMDFSSEEKLIPKSKIKLLLEEANELKAIFFAARKTINLKKGK; from the coding sequence ATGGTTGAAATTACTAAATATAAGCAATTGGAAAAACGAGCAAATGATTTTGCTCACCGTTGCGTGAAGCTTGCAATAGTTTTAGAAGGGACAAAATTAGGTAATCACATATCAGGGCAATTAATAAGATGCTCGACATCGGTAGCTGCGAATTATAGAGCCTGTAATTTAGCTCAATCAAAAGCTGCTTTTGCCGCAAAATTAAGCATAGTGTTGAAAGAAGCAGATGAAACAATTTTTTGGATGGATTTTTCATCAGAAGAAAAATTAATACCGAAGTCAAAGATAAAATTATTACTTGAAGAAGCAAATGAATTGAAAGCGATTTTTTTTGCGGCTCGGAAAACTATAAATTTGAAAAAGGGAAAATAA
- a CDS encoding type II secretion system F family protein, translating to MPRYSYTALAGGGKTVKGTVTAETPYSARKQLRARGIHATDVKQVSAESEVKSGFKNLFGRTKKSHIIEFTKQMSILLNSEIKLTEALSVMIEQITDSRFKNVITDIRDRVVTGEAVGDALSDYTEYFDVVYISMIKVGEATGTLGRTMETISGFMEKRRRIESKLMTAMVYPMCIVTIGFGAIIFLTTYVLPKIIVQIQKAGMKLPMITKILMAVSDIIINYWYVLLIVIFAIVYAIRRFLKTEKGAYLRDKLLLSLPIFGPLLKQRVVSRFASTLSTLLGSGLSMAESLRVVGEVTGNVIMVNAVKKARDRILSGADIATPLRESGVISPAIAHMVAIGEKSGELTKMLLNISENLESSSDIVIERLSAALEPLIIVVMAFFVGMIALAALLPILRFSAGNF from the coding sequence ATGCCCAGATATTCATACACAGCGTTAGCAGGCGGCGGAAAGACCGTTAAGGGAACGGTTACCGCTGAAACTCCGTACTCTGCCCGGAAACAGCTCCGCGCGCGCGGCATCCATGCTACAGACGTAAAACAGGTCTCGGCTGAAAGCGAGGTCAAAAGCGGTTTTAAGAATCTTTTCGGCAGAACAAAAAAATCTCATATAATAGAATTTACCAAGCAGATGTCCATTTTGCTCAATTCCGAGATTAAACTTACCGAAGCGCTTTCCGTTATGATAGAACAGATTACCGACAGCCGGTTTAAGAATGTAATAACCGATATACGCGACAGGGTTGTTACCGGCGAAGCGGTCGGCGACGCGCTGAGCGATTATACCGAGTACTTCGACGTCGTATATATCAGTATGATTAAGGTCGGCGAGGCTACGGGAACGCTGGGCAGAACAATGGAAACCATTTCCGGCTTTATGGAAAAACGCCGGCGCATCGAATCGAAACTAATGACCGCGATGGTTTACCCAATGTGCATAGTAACGATAGGCTTTGGAGCTATTATTTTTCTTACGACTTATGTTCTGCCGAAGATTATCGTGCAAATTCAAAAGGCGGGCATGAAGCTTCCCATGATTACGAAAATCCTGATGGCGGTAAGCGATATTATCATAAATTACTGGTATGTGCTTCTGATAGTGATTTTTGCAATAGTTTATGCCATCCGAAGATTTCTGAAAACTGAAAAAGGAGCCTATCTTCGGGATAAACTCCTTCTGTCGCTGCCGATATTCGGGCCGCTTCTGAAACAGCGGGTTGTCTCGCGTTTTGCCTCGACTCTTTCGACGCTGCTCGGCTCAGGATTAAGTATGGCTGAATCGCTCAGGGTCGTTGGTGAAGTTACTGGAAATGTTATTATGGTTAACGCCGTTAAAAAGGCCAGAGACAGGATTCTTTCCGGTGCCGATATAGCCACTCCTTTACGTGAAAGCGGCGTAATTTCGCCGGCAATCGCTCACATGGTCGCTATCGGCGAGAAAAGCGGCGAGTTGACGAAAATGCTGCTTAATATAAGTGAAAATCTCGAATCGTCTTCGGATATTGTTATTGAAAGATTAAGCGCTGCGCTGGAGCCGCTGATTATTGTTGTGATGGCATTTTTCGTCGGAATGATTGCGCTGGCGGCGCTATTGCCGATTTTGCGGTTCTCAGCGGGAAACTTTTAA
- the gspE gene encoding type II secretion system ATPase GspE, whose protein sequence is MKDLLIKTAQRTGIVDADILAKFLEQNAESDKSGQKLDEILLICPHFTEEAVLRLFAEVLKIEYLAEINPADVPKQFIENVPPVYAQHHYLIGIKTNPEDAEITVVLSRPFDTESVDNVSRLTKSPVNIALATKTAITATIDIAYEQKSTVIDEVAEELDSQNLDQLVDEVATADDLLDVVNRPPVIRLVNDILFRALQLRASDIHVHPYEGKIQIRYRIDGILYDTLSLNRNVLSLVVSRIKVMAGMDIAERRMPQDGRCSVRLGNREIDLRVSTVPTSYGERCVLRLLDKSTGLFGLSELGMWEDDLKVFDSLLSRSHGVIFVTGPTGSGKSTTLYAALNRMNAVEKNIITIEDPIEYQLGGISQMQVATRKGMTFVTALRHVLRQDPDVIMIGEVRDEETARMAIQSSLTGHLVFSTLHTNDSAGAISRLLDLEVEPYLVSSSLVAVLAQRLVRRICPECRQQYQPAEHELRELGIGTSGSGDQFFTGAGCSKCFNTGYKGRTGIYELMVIDEEIREMVNLRQTAGVIKQKAIEKGLQTLRMDGARKVMAGATTIAEVLRVTQADI, encoded by the coding sequence ATGAAAGATTTGTTGATAAAAACAGCTCAAAGGACTGGAATAGTTGATGCGGATATACTCGCCAAATTTCTTGAGCAGAATGCCGAGTCAGATAAATCCGGACAGAAGCTGGACGAGATACTGCTTATCTGTCCGCATTTTACGGAAGAAGCGGTTCTGCGGCTGTTTGCGGAAGTTTTGAAAATTGAATATCTTGCCGAAATCAATCCCGCCGATGTTCCGAAACAGTTTATCGAAAATGTCCCGCCTGTTTACGCTCAGCACCATTACCTGATAGGTATAAAGACTAATCCGGAAGATGCCGAAATCACAGTTGTACTTTCCCGGCCTTTTGATACCGAATCTGTAGATAATGTTTCGAGACTTACCAAATCGCCGGTTAATATCGCTCTTGCCACCAAGACCGCGATAACGGCGACAATAGATATCGCTTACGAACAGAAGTCAACAGTTATCGATGAAGTCGCAGAAGAGCTCGACTCTCAAAATCTCGACCAGCTTGTCGATGAGGTTGCCACTGCCGACGATTTGCTCGATGTCGTAAATCGCCCGCCCGTAATCAGGCTTGTCAACGATATACTTTTCCGCGCCCTGCAGCTGCGTGCAAGCGATATTCACGTTCATCCTTACGAAGGCAAAATTCAAATCCGTTACAGGATAGACGGTATTTTATACGATACGCTTAGTCTTAACCGCAATGTTTTATCTCTTGTAGTATCGCGTATCAAGGTTATGGCCGGAATGGATATCGCCGAGCGGAGAATGCCCCAGGACGGAAGATGTTCGGTTCGGCTCGGCAACCGTGAAATCGATTTGCGTGTAAGCACCGTGCCGACAAGCTACGGCGAAAGATGCGTGTTGAGGCTTCTGGATAAAAGCACGGGCCTGTTCGGGCTTTCCGAACTGGGTATGTGGGAAGACGATTTGAAGGTTTTCGATTCGCTGCTCAGCCGTTCACACGGCGTGATATTTGTAACAGGTCCGACAGGCAGTGGTAAAAGTACTACGCTTTATGCAGCTCTTAACAGAATGAACGCGGTCGAAAAAAATATTATTACGATAGAAGACCCTATAGAATATCAGCTCGGCGGCATAAGCCAGATGCAGGTTGCCACGAGGAAGGGTATGACATTTGTTACGGCACTGCGGCATGTTTTGCGGCAGGACCCTGATGTGATAATGATAGGCGAAGTCCGCGATGAGGAAACCGCGAGGATGGCGATACAATCGTCTTTGACGGGCCATCTTGTTTTCAGTACGCTGCACACCAACGATTCGGCAGGCGCCATAAGCAGACTTCTTGACCTTGAAGTTGAACCTTATCTCGTAAGCTCCTCACTTGTCGCTGTTCTTGCGCAAAGACTTGTACGAAGAATATGCCCCGAATGCAGACAGCAGTATCAGCCTGCCGAGCATGAACTGCGGGAACTTGGGATTGGCACCAGCGGAAGCGGCGATCAGTTTTTTACAGGCGCAGGCTGCAGTAAATGCTTTAATACCGGCTATAAAGGCCGAACCGGCATATATGAACTTATGGTAATTGATGAGGAAATCCGCGAGATGGTTAATCTTCGCCAGACCGCAGGCGTGATAAAACAAAAAGCGATTGAGAAGGGCCTTCAAACCCTGCGTATGGACGGAGCGAGAAAAGTTATGGCGGGAGCCACGACGATTGCGGAAGTTTTAAGAGTTACGCAAGCAGATATATAA
- a CDS encoding secretin N-terminal domain-containing protein, whose protein sequence is MLLKQQNERHRLQGAMLSLFLIISALNVCALSAKGQDFNEPVRVRIFSMQNISSQQAKNYLVTSQVTDSVVAIPGTNAVSVTASPQQLVYATSILKLVDSSEQYDVQFVDIEPDKTLPDSEKIQTKLGKDFSVGTLLEGSSTSAAVKIIIDRYKDKILIISPQVQTETVVKTIQELLSSSEEPKPSQEKPAEDVNITKSETEQITLPVLPQSANDVNIIQAPIAIAEANQPAPEIMADVNKPVEIKKQLPAEDNDMLGEFMTELAEAAKADANAKKTDAEPERIPDAVSEPLQEQMQEPEKPAEEKIQIPNEPQPQPEPMKAKQEELSKEVNEPAEQGTEVEKNPTFREVDIPNGDEILELNLPEKLDIVNLIDLVGRYLKLNYLYDDTKITGSVTVKVQGKIRVRELYNLLESVLKFRGFVMSRKGNLVTIAPSAEVLDQDPRFTTNTDIQPGDVAVTKVYHLQYISTTAAKKLLAEMKLGIGSNITEIPETGTLVVTEYAFRMQRIEELLSLVDVPGPPKEFKLRILKYTIAESLVTKIKALAEQLGTIEITIGTSGAADSAAATRARTIRTPRPTPQPTETTTSSKAGVYIDFDKRTNRILIIGLSSEISAVDNIIDSLDVPQQDLRVIREYEIQYVDILKVVEALKELNIVEGASTTKTTGTKTIANPGQPVPPAPVFDTSSQDGAATLDQPQVVMLETTNSLLVNATPEQHTQISQIISYIDREPVQAAIPYRIYRLENQEPEALAEVLNGLIEKTIKDKEGKIQQTVKYQEDNIAIVPDKNTFSLIVYASKKNQEWIGNLIKTLDTRRPQVLIDVSLVEVTRNDAFQFDLDLVANAKGLVTENLKATALVASAVGGNREASFIGGTTTGFYSADKIQALLTLVNTKGYGRVLAQPKILVNDNEEGTIETTQKTYIAEENQSASGTTGEVISKSTTWKDYNAKIKLTITPQISEGELLRLEVEMLREDFATTKSAETAPPDMTTSNVKTVVTVPDGSTIILGGLNKLNQSKTGGKTPLFGDIPIAGGLFRKVKNSNDERRLYVFVKANILRPDIERGLHQLKDISRKNQIEFEKSEDKFQRHEDFPGIKPELVEPLKILAQDTNEPDTGLPEQK, encoded by the coding sequence ATGCTCTTGAAACAACAGAACGAGAGGCATCGGCTGCAAGGTGCGATGCTGTCTTTATTTTTAATCATATCGGCACTGAATGTCTGCGCATTATCAGCTAAAGGTCAGGATTTCAATGAGCCTGTCCGCGTACGGATATTTTCCATGCAGAATATTTCATCGCAGCAGGCCAAAAATTACCTGGTTACATCGCAGGTAACAGACAGCGTTGTCGCAATTCCGGGAACAAATGCAGTTTCAGTAACTGCAAGTCCCCAGCAGCTTGTATACGCAACTTCCATTCTTAAACTGGTCGACAGCAGTGAGCAATACGATGTACAGTTTGTGGATATCGAGCCGGATAAAACACTGCCCGACAGTGAAAAGATTCAGACGAAATTAGGTAAGGATTTTTCTGTCGGTACACTGCTCGAAGGCTCCAGTACTTCTGCTGCGGTTAAAATAATAATCGACAGGTACAAAGACAAAATACTGATAATTTCACCCCAGGTGCAAACCGAAACTGTTGTTAAAACAATACAGGAACTTCTCAGTTCGTCCGAAGAACCAAAACCTTCTCAGGAAAAACCAGCGGAGGATGTCAATATAACCAAATCAGAAACTGAGCAAATCACTCTGCCGGTTCTGCCCCAGTCGGCTAACGATGTAAATATTATTCAGGCTCCCATTGCCATAGCAGAAGCAAATCAGCCAGCTCCGGAAATAATGGCTGATGTCAATAAACCGGTCGAGATAAAAAAACAACTGCCGGCCGAAGATAACGATATGCTCGGCGAATTTATGACCGAACTTGCAGAAGCGGCAAAAGCGGATGCTAATGCCAAAAAAACCGATGCTGAACCGGAACGAATTCCTGACGCTGTTAGTGAGCCGCTGCAGGAGCAAATGCAGGAACCTGAAAAGCCGGCAGAAGAGAAGATACAAATTCCCAATGAACCACAACCACAACCGGAGCCGATGAAAGCCAAACAGGAAGAATTATCTAAAGAGGTCAACGAACCGGCGGAGCAGGGTACTGAGGTGGAAAAAAATCCGACCTTTAGAGAAGTTGATATACCAAACGGCGATGAAATACTTGAGCTTAATCTGCCGGAGAAACTTGATATTGTAAACCTGATAGACCTTGTCGGCAGGTATCTGAAACTTAATTATCTCTATGACGATACCAAGATAACCGGCAGCGTTACGGTAAAGGTGCAGGGCAAAATCCGAGTCCGTGAACTGTATAATCTGCTCGAATCGGTTCTGAAATTCCGCGGCTTTGTGATGAGCAGGAAGGGCAATCTGGTTACTATAGCCCCATCGGCAGAAGTTCTGGACCAGGACCCGAGATTCACCACGAATACCGACATTCAGCCGGGTGATGTTGCCGTGACGAAAGTTTATCATCTTCAGTATATCAGCACCACAGCGGCAAAAAAACTGCTGGCAGAAATGAAACTCGGCATCGGTTCGAATATCACCGAGATTCCCGAAACAGGCACTCTTGTTGTTACCGAATACGCCTTCAGGATGCAGCGTATCGAAGAACTGCTGAGCCTTGTCGATGTGCCGGGGCCGCCGAAAGAATTTAAGCTTCGCATATTAAAATATACAATTGCCGAGAGCCTTGTAACAAAGATAAAGGCACTTGCCGAACAGCTTGGAACGATAGAGATAACGATAGGCACATCCGGAGCGGCAGATTCCGCTGCGGCAACCAGGGCACGTACAATAAGAACGCCGCGGCCAACACCGCAGCCGACCGAGACAACAACATCTTCCAAGGCCGGAGTTTATATTGATTTCGACAAACGAACCAACCGTATCCTGATAATCGGTCTTTCATCGGAAATATCGGCAGTTGATAATATAATCGATTCTCTCGATGTTCCGCAGCAGGATTTGCGTGTCATACGAGAGTATGAAATACAATATGTCGATATTCTCAAAGTTGTCGAAGCCCTGAAAGAGCTTAATATTGTCGAGGGTGCCAGCACAACCAAAACAACCGGCACCAAGACTATTGCCAATCCCGGTCAACCCGTGCCTCCTGCACCTGTCTTTGATACATCATCACAGGATGGGGCCGCTACTCTCGACCAGCCGCAGGTTGTAATGCTCGAAACAACAAATTCTCTGCTTGTGAACGCGACTCCGGAACAGCATACTCAGATATCGCAGATTATTTCATACATTGACCGAGAACCGGTGCAGGCCGCCATACCTTACAGAATCTACAGGCTTGAAAACCAGGAGCCTGAAGCCCTTGCGGAAGTGCTTAACGGTCTTATAGAAAAGACAATCAAGGACAAAGAAGGCAAAATCCAGCAGACTGTAAAATACCAGGAAGATAATATAGCAATAGTCCCCGATAAAAATACCTTCTCGCTTATTGTTTATGCGAGCAAGAAAAACCAGGAATGGATAGGCAATCTGATAAAGACCCTTGATACCCGCAGGCCGCAGGTATTGATTGACGTTTCGCTTGTCGAAGTTACGCGCAATGATGCCTTTCAGTTTGATTTGGATCTTGTAGCCAACGCCAAAGGTCTGGTGACAGAGAATTTAAAGGCGACTGCGCTGGTTGCATCGGCTGTCGGCGGCAATCGTGAAGCCAGTTTTATCGGCGGTACAACGACAGGATTTTATAGTGCCGACAAAATACAGGCTTTGCTGACGCTGGTTAATACCAAAGGGTACGGCAGAGTGCTGGCACAGCCCAAAATATTGGTCAATGACAATGAAGAAGGTACAATAGAGACTACTCAAAAAACCTATATTGCAGAAGAAAATCAAAGTGCTTCCGGTACCACCGGTGAGGTGATCAGCAAGTCAACTACATGGAAGGACTACAACGCAAAAATAAAACTTACAATTACACCTCAAATCAGCGAAGGCGAATTACTGCGGCTTGAAGTGGAAATGCTTCGTGAGGATTTTGCGACCACAAAGTCAGCAGAAACCGCTCCGCCTGATATGACCACCAGCAACGTGAAAACAGTTGTAACTGTTCCTGACGGCAGCACGATTATTCTGGGCGGATTGAATAAGCTGAATCAGTCGAAGACCGGCGGTAAAACGCCGCTGTTCGGCGATATCCCGATTGCGGGCGGGTTGTTTAGAAAAGTGAAAAATTCCAACGATGAACGCAGACTGTATGTATTTGTTAAGGCTAACATCTTAAGACCGGATATCGAACGCGGATTGCATCAGCTGAAAGATATATCGAGAAAGAATCAGATTGAGTTTGAAAAATCGGAGGACAAATTCCAGAGACACGAGGATTTTCCGGGGATAAAGCCTGAACTGGTAGAGCCGCTTAAGATTTTGGCGCAGGATACGAATGAGCCGGATACGGGTTTGCCGGAACAAAAATAG
- a CDS encoding RNA-binding protein, which yields MNIYVGNLLFDVTEAELKELFSPFGEVSEVRLIMDKFSGKTKGFGFIEMPSKEEAEKAIAEMNGKDLKGRAMTVNEAKPKTEFGGRGKRGGYGGGGGGGRGGYGGGNRGGGGGYGGGRDRGGSGGGGGYGGGRDRGGSGGGRSGY from the coding sequence ATGAATATTTATGTAGGTAATTTATTGTTCGACGTTACTGAAGCTGAATTAAAAGAACTTTTTTCGCCATTCGGCGAAGTCTCAGAAGTCCGTTTGATAATGGATAAGTTCAGCGGAAAAACAAAGGGCTTCGGATTCATCGAAATGCCCTCTAAAGAAGAAGCCGAAAAGGCTATCGCCGAAATGAACGGCAAAGACCTAAAGGGACGGGCAATGACCGTTAACGAAGCAAAGCCGAAGACTGAGTTCGGCGGCAGAGGCAAACGCGGCGGTTACGGCGGCGGTGGTGGTGGTGGTCGCGGCGGTTACGGCGGCGGTAATAGAGGCGGTGGCGGCGGCTACGGCGGCGGTAGAGATCGCGGCGGCAGCGGCGGAGGCGGCGGTTACGGCGGCGGCAGAGATCGCGGCGGCAGCGGCGGCGGCAGAAGCGGTTACTAA